The Kitasatospora sp. NBC_00374 genome has a segment encoding these proteins:
- a CDS encoding ATP-binding cassette domain-containing protein — MIEAQQLTKRYGEKTAVDRLDFTVRPGSVTGFLGPNGAGKSTTMRMIVGLDAPTGGSVTVNGRRYAEHVAPLQEVGALLEAKSIHPGRSAFDHLMAQAHTHGIPRRRVEEVIGLTGLQSVAKKRAGAFSLGMGQRLGIAAALLGDPATIMLDEPVNGLDPEGVRWIRNLLTGLAAEGRTVFVSSHLMSEVALVADHLIVVGRGRLLADTTVEELVRRAGGDTVRVASADPARLREVLTGPGVEITGRAGSEELQVTGMPARAIGLAAAEHGIALFELTARAVSLEEAFMELTRDAVEYHGTTGIETPGRAA; from the coding sequence ATGATCGAGGCGCAGCAGCTGACGAAGAGGTACGGGGAGAAGACGGCGGTGGACCGGCTGGACTTCACCGTCCGGCCGGGCTCGGTGACCGGCTTCCTGGGGCCCAACGGCGCCGGGAAGTCCACCACCATGCGGATGATCGTCGGCCTGGACGCCCCGACCGGCGGATCGGTCACCGTCAACGGCCGCCGCTATGCCGAGCACGTGGCCCCGCTGCAGGAGGTGGGCGCGCTGCTGGAGGCCAAGTCGATCCACCCCGGACGGTCCGCCTTCGACCATCTGATGGCCCAGGCCCACACCCACGGCATCCCGCGCCGCCGGGTCGAGGAGGTGATCGGGCTGACCGGCCTGCAGAGCGTGGCGAAGAAGCGGGCCGGGGCGTTCTCGCTGGGCATGGGCCAGCGGCTCGGGATCGCGGCCGCCCTGCTGGGCGACCCCGCCACGATCATGCTCGACGAGCCGGTGAACGGCCTCGACCCCGAGGGTGTGCGGTGGATCCGCAACCTGCTCACCGGCCTGGCCGCCGAGGGCCGCACGGTGTTCGTCTCCTCGCACCTGATGAGCGAGGTGGCGCTGGTCGCGGACCACCTGATCGTCGTCGGCCGCGGCCGGCTGCTGGCCGACACCACGGTCGAGGAGCTGGTGCGCCGGGCCGGCGGCGACACCGTCCGGGTGGCGAGCGCGGATCCGGCCCGTCTGCGGGAGGTCCTCACGGGCCCGGGCGTGGAGATCACCGGCCGGGCCGGCTCCGAGGAGCTCCAGGTGACCGGTATGCCGGCCCGCGCGATCGGGCTGGCCGCCGCCGAGCACGGCATCGCGCTGTTCGAGCTGACCGCCAGGGCCGTGTCCCTGGAGGAGGCGTTCATGGAGCTGACCAGGGACGCCGTCGAGTACCACGGCACCACCGGCATCGAGACCCCCGGGAGGGCGGCATGA